In Kiritimatiellia bacterium, a single genomic region encodes these proteins:
- the serS gene encoding serine--tRNA ligase has protein sequence MLDIRTIREREADVRRALDLRGVGVDLDAVLALDRDRRNGLTEVEQLKNQRNVLSKEIGALKKAGQDTAARQAEVRSMGDRIAELDRVVREAEEKLNNALLFMPNLPHPAVPPGHDATQNREVRRHGTPREFDFEPRPHWELGGKLGLFDLERGARMSGAGFPLFTGRGARLERGLIQFMLDLHTTQHGYREIAPPFLCNAASMTGTGQLPKLAEDMYHVASDDLYLIPTAEVPVTNFYREEIIRDPLPVKLTAYSACFRREAGAAGRDTRGLIRVHQFDKVELVKFVEPETSDAELETLLADAEDVLRRLGLVYRVLELCAGDLSFASCHTYDIELWAPAQKAWLEVSSCSNFGDFQARRAGIRYRNAEGKVNFVHTLNGSGVALPRLVVALLENGQRADGSVVLPEALHPYLGGLTVLD, from the coding sequence ATGCTGGATATCCGGACCATCCGTGAGCGCGAGGCCGACGTGCGCCGCGCCCTCGACCTGCGCGGCGTCGGCGTGGACCTCGACGCGGTCCTCGCGCTCGACCGCGACCGCCGCAACGGCCTGACCGAGGTCGAGCAACTCAAGAACCAGCGCAACGTCCTTTCCAAGGAGATCGGCGCCCTGAAGAAGGCCGGCCAGGATACCGCCGCCCGCCAGGCCGAGGTGCGCTCCATGGGCGACCGCATCGCGGAGCTGGACCGGGTCGTCCGCGAGGCCGAGGAGAAGCTGAACAACGCCCTGCTGTTCATGCCCAACCTGCCGCACCCCGCCGTCCCGCCCGGCCATGACGCCACGCAGAACCGCGAGGTGCGCCGCCACGGCACTCCGCGCGAGTTCGACTTCGAGCCCCGGCCGCACTGGGAACTGGGCGGAAAGCTGGGGCTGTTCGACCTCGAGCGCGGGGCGCGCATGAGCGGCGCCGGCTTCCCGCTCTTCACAGGGCGCGGCGCCCGCCTCGAGCGCGGGCTGATCCAGTTCATGCTCGACCTGCACACCACGCAGCACGGCTACCGCGAGATCGCGCCGCCTTTCCTGTGCAACGCCGCGTCCATGACCGGCACCGGCCAGCTCCCGAAGCTCGCCGAGGATATGTACCACGTCGCGTCGGACGACCTCTACCTGATCCCGACCGCGGAAGTGCCCGTGACGAACTTCTACCGCGAGGAGATCATCCGTGACCCGCTGCCGGTCAAGCTGACGGCCTACTCCGCCTGCTTCCGCCGCGAGGCGGGGGCGGCCGGGCGCGACACCCGCGGGCTCATCCGCGTGCACCAGTTCGACAAGGTCGAGCTGGTCAAGTTCGTCGAACCCGAGACGTCGGACGCGGAACTCGAGACGCTGCTCGCGGACGCCGAGGACGTGCTCCGGCGGCTGGGCCTGGTCTACCGGGTCCTGGAGTTGTGCGCGGGCGACTTGAGCTTTGCCTCGTGCCACACCTACGACATCGAGCTCTGGGCCCCGGCCCAGAAGGCGTGGCTGGAGGTGTCCTCGTGCAGCAACTTCGGCGACTTCCAGGCCCGCCGGGCCGGGATTCGCTACCGGAACGCCGAGGGCAAGGTGAACTTCGTGCACACGCTCAACGGCTCGGGCGTGGCCCTGCCGCGCCTCGTCGTGGCCCTCCTGGAGAACGGCCAGCGCGCCGACGGCTCGGTCGTCCTGCCCGAGGCCCTGCACCCGTACCTGGGCGGGCTGACGGTTCTGGATTGA